The Girardinichthys multiradiatus isolate DD_20200921_A chromosome 11, DD_fGirMul_XY1, whole genome shotgun sequence DNA window CACAATACTGATTCTGCAAAGTTCTTATTAGCTGTTCAaacacaatgcaagatcattCGCTGACCTGTGCTTACTGGGGATGAAGCCAACCTCCTCAGCCTCATTCTGCGGGCTGACCTTACGGGCCTGCCACCATTCTTCATCTCCACAGTCCAGCACATGCAGCACGTCCCCAAACCTGAAGCCCAGGGCTTGACTGAGGAAGCCACAGTCAGCTGTCTTGTCATAGTCAAAAAGAGCCCTGGGTGATGTAAGAGTTCAGAGCAAGCATTTAATAAAGATCCTCTCAACTTATATTTAACCAGATTTATACCAAAATGTCAAGTTTTAAGGAGGCCTGTAACCAGAAAAAGCCATTTGCATTTCTTCTAAAAAGACCATTGCCATTTAGTTCAATAAgcttttaaaaactgttaagCAGAACAGTTCATTTTATTGATGACAAACCAACCTATGATTGGATATTTTAACTCTTAgtgagattttcttttattttccttccatgtACAGATACTTTAAAAGTACCTTGGTGTGTGTGTAAATTACTCCCTGTGACCACATAAAGTGAGTATTAAATATTCTAAACTGCCGTAAATAAAGCAAAGCAATTGTAATTtgatcagtttttaaaaattaatacTATATTGGTTGAAGCTAGAATATTAACAATCTTATTTCTAATTATAGAAACATATAACGTTAATTCTAATATGattaaaattcattttaatttcgATCACCGTCTCTTTCAGTACCTGATGTAAAAGCCTCTCTTCGGGTTACTCCTTAATGTCGTGGTCCCAGAGCCCATACTGCTGTTCATCAACTGTTCCCTCAAGTCATGGATTTTAGCCTCAAAACGGCTGTACTCTGAAAGAGAAAGATTACACATACTTAAAGTCCAACTAACTGACTCATAACACTGTCATTTTAAAAGGCCTAAATCATAAAATTGTAGAGCCAGGAAACCTAAAAATATTCAAAgtgtgaaatataaataaaacgcactttttagacataaaaacagcatttgGACCCATGCCTTTCTAGAACAGAAAGGCACTACCCGATGTGACAAAAACCCCTTTTGATGGGAATGTGTTGAATTGATGTGAGGTTACTGGCAAAAATAGCAAAGGATTTAGAGAGcttcataaacataaaaagggGCAGATTGATCCTCAGAGTCTCTCCACTTAACACAGTTCATGCCAGATCTAAGACTGACAGCTTGAGCCAAGTCAGCAATCAGACCATTAACAGGACTGCAGGTATTGTTTGTGACCATGAAGTTTCTTAGATACGAAAATATGTTGTCTTAATGTGATTTTTCTCTCCcctgtttgtgaaaaaaaaaatggatcacGTCATCAAAATAGATCATTAATTTGTCTCTCCACACATTCCTCCTAAATGCTTACACACAATACTTAGCTGCAGCAACTCATTTTCCTGTGAATGAGAGAGTATTTGACTGAAGCCTCTCCTCCAAGAATGAAATTTGTAGCATTAACCTGAAGTGACTTTTTAGAGCCAAACATGTTGTTGTGGTAAAATTAGtattagattaaaataaagcttcAGTAGCGTGCCAGATGTCCTTGGAGCAATGTTTGACTACGGTACAGTTATGCATTTACACTGTCACAAGTTAATCATGGCCTGATTGTAGACAAGTGAGACCTACTGCTGTTTTACACAACCGCTGCTTGGAAAAAAGGAAAGGTGAGAACATGTGCACAGCAGAGTAACAATGATAGTCAGAATTGGAACCGAAATTACCTGGACAAAtttaattcttttgtttttatcaaaatTGTTCATCACAAGGACTTCTTTTCTCACAGAACACCTGAAGAACTGAAGCCAGACTGGGCTCACCCTATCCCTGGGTTAGGTGACGTTTTGAtagaactttttatttttatatatttcttaaCTTGACATGGGAATAAATATAACTATAGTAAAATGCAAGCTTGAACACAACTGATAAGGaaaagttttataaaaaaaaaaaaaaaaaagacaatatgtACCTTGTAGaagtaatataaaaataattgtgtCAGGATTTTTCATCACTGAATGTGTTATAATTGTGATTCCACCTGCGATTTGATCAAGGGTTTTAGTCCTGCTAAAGATTTTAGTGTCACTGCTATCACTTTAGGATATATAGTGCTTGCCACAGTAAACAAATGAACAGACTTTGCCAGAGGTAgcaaaccaaaatcaaactcaTCTCTCCACTGGATGACACTAATCTAATGAAACCTCATAAAAAGTTAATCATCGCCCAAACAGATTCTCAGATGACTTGATGTAGTCAATTTTATGCTAAAAGCTGCAAGTGTTACTGCTCGAGTAATCAGTAAGGCAATCTATgtaaattatatggaaagtggAGTGAAAATGTGTGCTGcggttttaccttcaggcctgTACTGAGCGATGATAGTTACAGTCTGGCCAGCGTTCTTCAGAGCTGCGGCGGCCTGTTCATGGGTGGCCATGCGCAAATCCACGCCATTAACCTAGTAAATGTACACACAGTAAGAGTGTTTACAGCCCCATCTGGTAAATCAGTGCCTGCTGCACTGAAATGCATGTGTGTTTCAGATTTCTGATGACAGAAAATGTCGTTACACTGAGGATCTGGTCGCCCTTGTGTAGCTCCCCGCTGAGGTCAGCTGGACCTCCTGCCAGGATGAAGGAGATAAATATGCCCTCTCCATCCTCTCCCCCGACAATGTTGAAGCCCAGACCTGTAGAGCCTCGGTGGATCAAAACTCTGCGAGGTTCTCTGGAACCAGAATTCATCTAACTGGTTATCCAAACTCTACTGGGAAAATTGTAAATGctgttattaaaaataaaacattatgtttCAAAGAATCACCTAGGTATGTCATCATCTCCCATCAGGCCATGTAGAACAGGAGAGAAGCGACTCGGTGAGGTGGGAGTGAGGGCTTGTGGGTAATCTGATCCCAGATAGTTGGGGTGGCTAAGTTCAGTATCCATATGAGAATATGCTGCAATAACAAAGAAGAAACCAAAAGAGCGATCACATAGCAGGGCAGTCCTTTACGTAGAATATTATACTTTCATCATTTTCCATTGTTCCTTCTTATGAATTTATCTTGAGCTCATGTACTTTGTTACAGTCACTCGGTAAGTAACTAAAAAAGTCTGAATTGTAAAGCGTTTGTTATTAGAAGTACAGAAAGAGCAAATTTTTGTGATACATCCCAAACCATTTACAGTAACTTAGAAATGCAGACTTTCAGTATAGTTGGTTAAGAAAAGGGAATGTAGTCACATTAATAGCTTTAGCATTATGCTAACACTGCTGACATAGCAGAGCAGCCCTCAAAATGAGTGATACAAATCTGCACAATGTTTAAACTTTTAGCCACAAAAATGACATTTCAACACCGCACTTAGTTGTGAAGCTATGCGCtatgaaaaagcatttgcctcaattaaatgttttagaaaatcagacaaattttaatatcagacaaagataacccgaGGGTCATTTGTGAACAAGTAATCGTCACCCCTTGTTAGCGAACATTTTTagtttcactagccacacccagCCCAGATAACAACCAGACCTGGTGGGTTAAGAAATCAGTGatcctgtctgacaacatgaagtagactaAAATATCTTAACACGTCATGCCCCAATATACAGAAATTGAAGAAGAGATAAAGGGAAGGATTACAAAGCCATTATTACTATTACATTAGCTAACCTTTCCAGGGCTGTGTGGCCCGCCAACATTACTTTAAAAGCACTTCAGTGACTCATCAAAGAGACCATAAAATAAGCCAGAACAATATCTAAAGCATTGCAGGCCTTACTtgaagactgggcaaaaatccTGGGAGAgatccaaggccaaaaccattGCTGATATAAAAGGGTACAAAGATCTGCCTTGCATTTGACAAAAAGACATCTTGATGACTTTTGTATGGAAAATATTCTACAGACTGACAACGCAAAGGTGTCTCTGTGTGGAAGGTATGCGCCCCAGAACATCTGGCTTTAAACTTaaacaacatttcagaaaaagaacatataACAATAGTTAAATGTGATGGTTGTAGTTTGATGTTTTACAGCTGAGgtcaatgatccaaagcacatcagcaagtccacctctgagtaggtcaaaaaatctaaatgcaggctttggaatggcctagttaaagtgtAGACCAAAAGTGGTCATCAAACCATATTTGGTGGTAGTTATAATGTTTAGGTGCAATtacttttcacatagggccaggtcaATTTAGATAGTTTCTTTTCCATtgttaaatgaaataatcatttgaaaacagcctTTTGAATTTcctaacataaaaatgtttgatgatctaaaacatttaagtgtgactaaaaagcaaaaacagaagaaatctttaaaggggcaaatactttttcagagCACTATACATTACCTGCTTTCATCCTGACTGTTGGTCTGTAACCATAAAGAACATATTAACCAAAAACAATCAGTCACAaattaaaaagctgttttcaaactTGCCCTCCGGGTGTGGTGCAGGGAGGAGAATAAACAAAGCTTTTTTGGTTCAGGACCTTCAGACTCGGTACGATTAGAAATCCCCAGGTTTCAGAGTTTCAATTTTCACTCAAAGCTGtcgtaaaataactaataagcTCACCATACAGAAATTGCAACATCTAACTCTAGTAACTCAAAATTGGTTGACTGCTTGTATAAACTGATGCAAATGCAGCTTTGATATATTATTGGATGACAAAAGAAGTGTGTTTAGATGCATCCTTTCCAGAAAACCCATCGTTATATATGAAACTGAACCAGGAAAGTAAAGATTTGcaccttttattttaataaggcTGTATATTTATGAATCAGCTAATGTCCTATTTTGTTTGAATGTGAATTTTGCattcaaacaaaatatttcaggtggAAAAACTTGGACCTAATCATCgttcaaaattaaaagattgcaACACTTTTAATAGATATACAGAAACATATTCAGTATCCAGTTTTTCTCTCATACATCCAGTCTTGCAGTGGacacaaagtgaaaaaaacaccTCAAAAATAAAGAGGTGCTTACTGCTGGTGAGGTCCGGTGGGTTGTATGAGTTCGTCAGAAAGAGGTTGTTTGGCTTGGCCACCCTGAGGTACACCACCTCCGCTGTGTTCTTCAAAGCTCCCACCGCGTCCTCATGCATCACATCCTCCAGACACACGTTGTTCACCTGGTTTTGGTATGACATGCAGGTGAACATGAGCAGGATTATGTTAACAGAGTACTGTAGAAGTGATAGGAGCATCCAGTTGTAAACACTTAAAGAGATAGTTCAGCAATTTTGGAGCAATCTTTGGTTAAAATATTAGAAACAGTTAATATCTTATCTGCAGCAGACAactctgtttgtgttttagtaTGGTAGAAATCTAGATTCGTTGTTCCCAAATACTGAAGGTAACACATAGTCTGAGAGACCAAAGCAGAGTTCTAACATCTTACAACAACTCGGAAACATATTTGAACAATTTGATTCCAAAAAATCCTGGAGGCACAAATCTGTGACTCCATTGTTTGTTAATTTCATATAAAAATTTTTTGGGCATGGTCATAGTTATTTTGGTTGAACAGCATACTTCTGTTTAGAATTGAGTGATggagaaataaaggaaaaagagagaaaaagaccCCGAATTACATAAAATTGGGATACAATATTATATGTTACATGTGTAATAAACCCTAAATTCATTCAGACCCCttgcagattttgatttaaaatgattttctttcaCCCAAAAAGCTTGTCTCTGGTTGCTCTGATTTGAAATTATGTAGGCATCTCCCAAAAGATAACAAGGCAATGTTCAAAGgccttaattattttaaaaatctttttttaatgtaaaatggaAGTAAGAGGCAGTGACCTTCCTTGTGTGAAACTCAGAAAAGAACATATGAAGCATGCCTGGTCAAAGTAACTGCTTCATAGAGAAGTAAAGAGGTGTAAGAAAACCCCTTTCATAGCTGTTTTAGTAATGCTACAAGCGACCGTACAAGGATAAGTGGTTATAGATATAATTAATGCAACTTCATACATTTTTTATCCTACTTTAATCAGAAAGTTACTATGACTGGATGTTCTGCTCACAGAATGTGTTTCAGACAGGAAGATCATCAGTGGCACACCGCCTCCAACCGCTATTTCCCATGTAACTAATTATCAACGTCTTCAGGTGTGTTTCCACTGCAGGCACATTTTTGAGAAACAGCGTAGTTTTTTTgtggctgttttcctctttcaGCCATTTCCACTGCAGGGACCAGGACCAACAAGGGTACCAGGGTAGAAATCTACTCAAGAAAACTGCCTTGGTAGGGAGGTAAGACGTTTAGAAGGGACCCTGATCTAAAGGTGGATCTGTGTAGTGGAAAGATCTTAAACATTTCTCACAAGTTACATATTATCAGCATTTTGTTATCTCTTTTATTACCTCATTACCCTCTTGTTTTATCCCACAACATTTAAACCTGGCCACTCATGTTGAATTTCACAGTCTTTTACAGAGTTTGCCTTCAAATACATGGCTAAATCTGCCAAcgtttgtgaaaatatttaattagagCAAGGGCGGACTTCTGCTTTCAACGTTTTACTCAACAGGAGACGGCATCATCCAATCTTTTTTAagagattttaacagaaaaaaagctaaTATATTTGTCAGCATTTCTGTTATCAAATGCAATTTAAAGCAATCACAACTGTCCAGGATTGTTGATCATTCACTGATTTTAGGTTTGAATGGAGCAGACACACTGCAACATGTGTTTGTAGTTACATTTTTCTAAAAGACATCTTGAAAGGATTCATTTTTAAAGGCTTGTGGATTTTTACAAACTTTTCTGAGttaaaactggttttaaattccagctatttaatttttttaatcccaTTCTGGACTCTGCTCTGGCAGTGGATGCACAACCGACTACAGGAGGAGTGACATAATCTTCAGAAATGGTCTGGTTTGAGacctcctccagcagaaacaTACACAAGAAATGCCCTGGATAGATAGAAAAGTTCTGGGAGACTAACTTccatagaaaaaaacatttagaaaaccatAGTCGAAACAtgtcttttgtaaaaaaaaacacttgataaaaacaagatgacagtttaaaggttcataaaataaTTGTAACAATTTAAACTAGTCTTAAGACAGAAGAAGTCCCCTTTGGGCTTGGTCACTCTTGGTAAAGGTATTAGTTTCAGCCTCATACACTAAACCTACCTACAAGGGCAGTTATCTGCTGCAGTTAAGATATTAGCTGCTTATAACAGGACCTCATTTTCAAAAATGAGGATCTGTTAAAACTGTATCTGTGTCACTCTTTAAATAGTCAGACAAtgtaataaaatttatttttagagcTACAATACATTAGTTAAACATGGAATCTGTAATATTGTTGATATTAAAGTGACTTgtgttaaacaaaaaacacattttccccATTTTTTGCATTCAATCAGTCACTTACAACTTTATTTCTGTGCATTAGTTTCTCAGTTACTATTATTTAAATTAGCTGAGGCTGTGATTAACTGACCAAAAATTTAAGCAGAAACACTTAGCATCTGAAAACATAGTCATTAGGTAACTGCTTCTCAAGCATTactctgaaaaaaatatattagacATACATTGCAGTGCTGTTTAACTCTCTGAACaaaatcattttgtgtttggtttaaaataaaagccttttcaCCATTTAGTGGAAACTAAGAATCATTTTGGAGTTGCTAATGTCAGTTTCTGTGTTGCCCAGCAGATGGCAATAATGCTGCTTGAGAATCATTATAGCTGCACTCCagataaatatttacagaattCAATTCTACACACATATTAGGATGTTAATGGAAGTATTGTCTGGCAGTATAAGACACAACTGTAATTATCTTGGCTCTGGATACATCACGACTGCTTCAGCACACAATATGTGAGCGTGTAAATGTGTGAATATGTGTCCATTTGTTCAGAAGATGCGGGTCTCAGACAGTTTGTGACATgtgctgtgtgtgtgggtgctCTGGGACGTTTTAATCTTTGAGTGACCGACCGCTAAGATCTTGTCCCCGATCTGCAGGCGCCCATCTTTATGAGCTGCCCCTCCTTCGATGATCTTGGTGACGTAGATGCTGTTATCTCCCGGTATGTGCTGGTTTCCCACCCCTCCGGCAATGCTGAAACCTAATCCTGGGAAAAGGAGAGATACGAGGGTAGCAGAAAGTGTGGGTTAACATGGAGCAGATTTGTAAAATCCTGAGGGCAGAGCTTAGCTGGGTACAAGGCATCAGAGAGCCCACACAAAAACGGTTGATGGGTTACATGCTGTAGCCATGTACCTTTAGGCCCTTTGATTAGTTTGATTTCGGTGACTTTTTCTGCTGCTGGTTTTCTGCGGAGAACATAGAGGCGGACAATAGCACCTGCCTCCTTCAGGGCCTCTACAGCTTGGCTGTGTGTCACTTCCCTCACATCAACATCATTCACAAACAGGATGCAGTCGTTAACGCTAAAAaaatggagagagagagagagagagagagagagactgtgGGTCGGAAACGTAAAAATAGAATGACTTGTGCTGGTAAAACTATCGAATGGCATCCTCCAACAGTGGACATCTCAATgttagatttttaaataaattgattttCAGATGATTATTAAGATGGCTTTATAgactctttgaaataccagcatattttaaataaatacctCTAGTACTTTACCAGCAAACTGAGAATTTGTCAACAAGAAAATAATCCGAAGCATTATCTAAATGATGGTTTGTGGAATATTGCAAGACCCTCACAAATGTATATAAATGTGGAAGTTTTAATCACAGAGAAGTATTGATTACCCCAAAGTGAACCAATAACTGCTGACATATACAACATCTAACTATGTCTTTAACATAAGGTGACACATTCGTAGTTTTAAGTTCATGAGTATTTCCACATATTTATCAAACAGTGCACCAACCTGTTGGATAAAATGTTCCGAAATTGCTCCAAGAAGTACCTTGTGCCTACTGTAAAGTACAGTGCAGGACACTGTGGACCTGTTTCTTTCACAGGCCATGTCAGAGCTTATGGACTCCTTAAAATATCAGGGTATTCTACAGATAACTCTGGTAGACTGTACCACTTAACTGAAAATCCTTCCTCATTGGGTTTGAAACAAGATAATTAGCcaaatttcatttaaatgttagtTTGTAGAATTTTGGAAATCTCTAAAACGTACGTGTTGATCAAGATGGGAAAACATTGGAAAGCAgtgattggaaaaaaaaaacaacaatcaatGCTGTCAATGTCTGATTATGTTTTTACTATGAGCTGTGACATTGGAATGAAATGTTCCTAAACAGCTCCAGCAACCACCTCAGTATGGTGGAGTATGGTGATCAGTGATGCTATGGGCCTGTGTCTCCTGAGGCCCTGGGCAACCTTGTGCATGACAAGGACTCTTTGAAAACACCATATTTTGAATTAAAATCTGATTAAATCTATCAGAAAACTGACAATGGTTCATCATTGGGTGTTCaacatgataatgacccaaaacataatttaaatgaGGGTTTGTAGAAGGTTGCAACACTCCAACTAGAGTAGTGAATGTTGGAGTATTAACCTTAGAAAACCACACACTGTCAAAAATAGCCCTGCTAATGCTGTTTctattaaaaaccttttttgctcTTTGCTCATCAGTATTTCTACAGCTCAGCTGTTTGTTCTAATCTTCAAGGAGTTTGTGAATACGTCATGCAATTTGATGTTGGTCAGTAACactacattttatgttttaaatgacGAGAACTGCAATCATCTTAGAGcactttgtttttaatacaaacaagttttctattgttttatttttgtgtatgtCCCTAAAGGTGTTGAAATATGTTGCTTGTGTCGAACTGTAAAAACTAATACGGACACTTTCTGCTCTAAACAGTCATTTCAGACAGACATTTTTAGGTCAGCTGAAAATAGGAAGATGCCTCTATGCTTGTCTTGTGTATTGCAGCATAATCAGTGAAATGGTGAAGCAGTACATTTACTTATTCTAAGAGGGAATCTCTTTCTGCACTGTCTTTTGGAGGAAAACAACGCTTTTTATTGTCTATAGAGGGAAAATTAATCCTTTATTGCATGCGACTGTAATGAACACAGCATTCCATGCCTTGaactttaatttttaattagatGTTAAAGGTCTAATTTGCCACAGCCCAGTAAGAGCACAATATTTACATGTAAATTTTGCTGCCATTAGTTTTCTCATGATTTGTTTCAAAAATCAATTTACACTGTTAGTCAGCCGTggacttgtttcttttttttgtttaaaaggcAACCCGTATTCAAAATATAAAAGACTGTTATTATCAGACAGTTTGAGGTTCGTAATGAATGCTGCTGAGCAGGATGGACATTTAAAAACCTGTCTCTGCCACAGTTTGCTATGTATTTTAGCTCCAGGAACATTCATGCATCCTGGTTTGCTTTCTGAGTCCTGTCAGGTCAGAGGGGCAATCATACCTGAGCCGTCCATCCTGAGCTGCAGCCCCTCCTGGTATGATTTTGGTGATGAAGATACTGGGGTCATCCCCTACATGAGGGTTGTCTGTACCCCCCGCTATGCTGAAGCCCAGGCCTGAGTTGCCCTGCAGTGGCAAACATGACACTTCTATCTGGGACATCTGATTTTAGATGCAGTACTTGTGAGAGATTATAAAGcaaaaatatgtggaaaaagatgtgAAATATGAATTCCCCAGACTCACTCTTTCCAATGTGATTTCCTCATACTCGATTTCTCCTTCTGTTCCATTTACCTGTCAGAGGAAGCCATTATCATTAAGAGAAAGATTGATTTTACCTTCCTCTATGATTCCAGATGCACAATACATTTCAATAAAGCACAATTCATGAAGACAAGTCATTTGGGTTGGATCATTATGTGGGAATGTGAATTAGTATTAGTGATTGATTAAGGCAGCACTTCTCTCTGAGCCTGATCTCACCTCTGAATGAACAACTTAACTAAAAATACCAGCCTTGCtgctgtaattaaaaaaatcccaGAGGGAAGGGAAAACTTCCATAACTACTGTTTATAGGTTCTGAcccagaaaaatgttttctgaatgcagcatccatccat harbors:
- the LOC124876270 gene encoding disks large homolog 4; its protein translation is MSLPVRNLKCLSPVMCQCKVICSNRTLSLMFGCKKYRYQDEETPPLEHSPAHLAQGKSAEMLHMSDKNLAAMEAIHGYTPHTHISPVKPVLMSTGHTPMYTSAVSTLGNTPPVVVNTDTLDGSPYVNGTEGEIEYEEITLERGNSGLGFSIAGGTDNPHVGDDPSIFITKIIPGGAAAQDGRLSVNDCILFVNDVDVREVTHSQAVEALKEAGAIVRLYVLRRKPAAEKVTEIKLIKGPKGLGFSIAGGVGNQHIPGDNSIYVTKIIEGGAAHKDGRLQIGDKILAVNNVCLEDVMHEDAVGALKNTAEVVYLRVAKPNNLFLTNSYNPPDLTSTYSHMDTELSHPNYLGSDYPQALTPTSPSRFSPVLHGLMGDDDIPREPRRVLIHRGSTGLGFNIVGGEDGEGIFISFILAGGPADLSGELHKGDQILSVNGVDLRMATHEQAAAALKNAGQTVTIIAQYRPEEYSRFEAKIHDLREQLMNSSMGSGTTTLRSNPKRGFYIRALFDYDKTADCGFLSQALGFRFGDVLHVLDCGDEEWWQARKVSPQNEAEEVGFIPSKHRVERKEWSRVNTKERDHGRDSVGTQGRDKNPHSYETVTQVEVHYARPIIILGPVKDRINDDLLSEFPDKFGSCVPHTTRPKRDYEVDGRDYHFVSSREQMEKDIQSHRFIEAGQYNSHLYGTSVQSVREVAEQQGKHCILDVSANAVRRLQAAQLHPIAIFVRPKSLENVLEINTRLTEEQARKAMDRALKLEQDFLECFSAVVDGDSFEEVYHKVKTVIEEQSGPYIWIPTRERL